A segment of the Doryrhamphus excisus isolate RoL2022-K1 chromosome 7, RoL_Dexc_1.0, whole genome shotgun sequence genome:
ATGGGAGCATTTCTTCAGATCACAGGTACATAGTAAGTTAATTGATGGTCTCCTCATCACATTATAGCTTTTACATACAGATGGAAACATTGATAATGATAATGCAGTCGTCAAATGTCGACAACCTATTTATCGCTAAGAACACATTTTTTACAGACACATTAAGAAATCTAACCTCTGAATTTCCAcacattattcttttttttaattcttttttattacattatttttattaatttttattacattattctgaGTAGTGAATGTCACTTTGTGGAATCAAAGAGTTCAATTTGTCTTTAATCCTTCCCAGAACCTTTTGGGTCGGCTGTCTCTGAAGTCCAACTCGGACAACCCGTAAAGTTCCAGTGTTCcgtcttatttattatttatttaaagatttCAACAATAgtgaaggggctgcacggcggtcgagtggttagcacacagacctcacagctaggagaaacgagttcaatcccagtttgcatgttctccccgtgcatgcgtgggttttctccgggtactccggtttcctcccacattccaaaaacatgctaggttaattggtgactccaaattgttgaaGACAGTTGgtataggctcaagcacccccgtgaccctaaaaAGATTTGTCTTCCCCCTTCCCAGAACCAGAACCTTCTGTGTCTGTTCTCTCTGAAGCCCAACCAGGACAACCTGTGAAGTTCCAGTGTTCCGTCCTCTCCCAGTCTGGGAATGAAATCTGTCAGGATGGATACAAACTTCACTGGTTCAGAACTGGACCGGACAACATCCATCCCAGCTTTGTTTCCACTCATGACGAATGCAAGAAGGTCAACGATAAGTCCACTCAGAAATGCATCCATACTTTCTCAAAGAACATCAGCTCTTCTGATGCTGGAACTTATATCTGTGCCGTGGCCACATGTGGGAGGATTTTCATGGGAAATCCAATTAAAGTCTTCGCTGaaggtaaacattcattcatcagtGTTGACACATCCATGATAAGTGTGTtggtatatgtatttattaatggTTGTTTTATCATACCCATCCAGATATGAACAGGTGGGATTCAAACACATGCTCGATTCAAATTTGATTCGTCTTGAGTGCTGCTTTGGCTTTAAGTTTCATCATGTCAGCCTTCCTCATCTACAAGATCAGGACAAAACACTGTTCTTGCTGCAAAGGTAATAGAAAATCCAGATTACCAATCATCCTTGGAATGATGATTTTGATTTTATGCTGCGTTTTCATGTTTCAGCTGGTCCACAAACACTCGAAGAAACGCCTGATCACGTCCAGCAGGTAAGAAGAAAGTCTCTGTGTATCTTTGCTTAATTTTTTCACCTTCTTCCCATTTCATGCATGACTTGTTTTTTCAGAGAGATGAGaacaatttgatttatttgatgcCGACCATCGTCACCAGGAAAACCGGAAAAGCCAGGCACACAAATCTGAAGGCAACAGAGGAATTTAACACATACGCAGACGTCCGTCTTCGTGCCTCAATTCTTGAGACGCAAGATTGAAATGTGTTCTAATACATATTCTTTTATTATAACAAATTACTTATGACTTATTTCCTGTaatcatgttcaaaataaagtactttttgctacttttttttcaaaactttttaCAGTTGTGTACatcttcagacatttgacctgaaaccATGTTTatcttaattaatttgaaatattcatcataattaattggttagtgcagtgtttttcaatctttttgagccacggcacgttttttacattggaaaaatcttgtggcacaccactaaccaaaaatgttacaaaatgtcaccacgacctcacacgtgcatcaataagtctatgggaggaacaaggtaggtgttgccacacggaccaatattacattgctctgccagtctttacaccacagacactccacagtagccatgtttttacatcaccactttttctctttcccaatgacctttcgggaaacaatggtatccatggaaaggaatattccaatctcttgtctacatgcgccgctataatcaaccagaatagtcaagagggcatgcccagtaaaacgtaaacatcaacatcacgtaccggcttccccgagtttttctttcacttgttggaataactccgtattgccagtttttccttcatccagtcttgaaatttagtttgaatcaaaaacaaactttgcttagtccagtgccgattgctggcctccatttttaaaagtgaagaacgtctggatctgcgtgttacgtcatatctgagcatgcgctgaaagaacgcacccgggataaatttaaacaggaaaagatcaaattcaatcttgctaatattttataattaaactcaggacatgttttatatagatatatattttattttttaataaaactgcacttgtgaataaagtatagaagggttctGTTCCACAGaaggcggtaatgcacacgaaagctgcttgccaaccgccaataaacaacagaagaagaaaaacaccacgaagaagaaggcaccctgacaactttccgtttgagcgggtacaagatacctcaatcggattggttaaaggaatattccatccctgttcaattccgtttgagcaaataaaccaaagtgaattggaatatttgggtccatgtatactattgacataatggctattgacataatatttgcaaatgatgattaatacatgttaattataaaaagtgacattggataattcctcacggcacacctgacggtttctcaaggtacactagtgtgccgcggcacagtggttgaaaatcactgggttagtgaatcagaatcagagtcaaaaatgtgtcttttcacaTGAGCACTgaaatagatgatctttgtacGTACTGTAGCTTTAATTCCAGTTTGAAGtcggcatccatccatttcaatGGGTTGcatttgagcttcacttttttcACTATAGTTTAAAGGAACCATGCTATTTTTTGCCCCTCTGTattcagttgtggactcctatagagcagctacacacaataccctgtatagaaagctttgtagatcttccataaTCTACACcaatttcagctgtatttccttggctttcaaaacactctgttttaatttattccacccatggccgtcacactcccgaggacttccggactactgccgaacccatttatctatccatctatccatgccgcttatcctcactagggtcgcagacatgctggagcctatcccagctgccgtcaagcgagaggcggggtacacccttaactggtggccagccaatcacagggcacatatagacaaacaaccattcacactcacattcatacctatggacaatttggagtcgccaattaacctagcatgtttttggaatgtgggaggaaaccacgatcatttttcatttttgttataattacacatttttcatGGCAAAATTTggtataatttcatttgaacatgcatcagattacaattgaatgcatcccataatcagttcccagttccacatgtccaaaaggagtaggaagaagcaaagcttattaaatcctacccctccatctggtacttttataatcagtaactgttacatttgttcacttcctgctttccataatacagtttaaggatttttttttttttataatgtacctcgtaccgaagtagaaggtgatatgagcatccaatgccataatgggtaccatagtaagtgtcaatatagtgatatgtatagcacatcatgactggttcaagactctttttgtgggactaccagtgtttcaAAATATCTGCATATTTCAATAATAGGACATATTTGAAAGCAGCATTTCTACAGGTCACTGGTAAATATCATAACAATTACTACAAAGAAAAGCTTGTATGAAACTACAATGTTTCATACGTTAATTATTACAGTTTGTTTACAGATGACAAACGATCAATGAGCACCTATTTAAGTATAAACCTTTGCAGTAACATAAGTAAGTGAATTATtccatgtatgtgtgtgtgagacacagAGAGGCTAAGTAACCAAACAAGACATGTAGTATATTGAAACAACTGGCTATCCGTGTTGGGTAttgttttgaaaacaaaaatattccgggatataaaatataaaattgatgTGTCATAGGTTGAAGAGACAACTTCCACCCCCCTCAAATGGGCTCAGCGCTCATAAGAGGAGACCAAAGGTGCAGCGTGAGATGGGAGGTAACCGAAAGCAGGGACTATGTTCATGTTGACCATGTCCATTCCTTTGCTTTCCGTTCAGAGTTGCCTTTTGGTGGGAGAGTACCCCCTATTTGGATtcccttagagcaggggtctcaaactcattaCTTGgtagccactggagctagggtctgggtgagactgggccgcatcaggttttcaaaaaaaaaaaatgcatttattaaaaacagaaaaaagaataaactttgctttggttccgattttctacaagaatagctctgataaaacattccactgttctcaaatatcttactttttatttttctacacaaaataagataaataataataaataaacaaatcaagaataaagaaaatcaatcaatcagtaataaataaataaatataataataataataataataaaacggcaaataataaaaacttaagaaaccacatatagttggtgggtagacaaattatttttttcagattaaaatgaacaaagcattattagagccctgtagacatgacaaaacacgactatagtcacatttatactctttttatttacaacatattgcgcaactgtaaggtcttgagacacatgctaactcgcaaactagagaactagcgacctaaacggtagccttcaagttatttcttttaaacttaaatagccaaaaacttaccacttccacacggatagggaggataactattaacagttatttaacctttaacatgaacattaatcaaacgtaataattttttctcgatacacgataccatacagcatccatatcaaacttgcgcaggctgcactaacattaaactttcatatcaaggcgggggcctcaaactagtgtcctacgggccacatttggcccacgggccgcatgtttgagacccctgtcttaaagaGTCCTGAGAGTCCTCGATGACGAAAGCTTGATGCCATCAAGATGAAAAACGTCGTATTTAGGAGGGTTTCTATGAAGTGATGGAGACTTCTGGATGACTTTGAGGAGATTCTGCACCACCGTCTCAGGAGGGGGAAGCGTTGTACTGTCAGCAGCGTGTATGGTCGGGATGGTATGTAGCTGACCTTGACTCGAAATGTTGTGGACCGGGGGAAGAAATACTTTGAAGAAATGCTACCAGGAAGCTACGCACGTGCGCACTGATGTCTGGGAATAGCAAAATAAATCATCAGATCATTTTTTAGGCTTTTTCTCCTTTATAAAACCTATTCCATAACTAGGGCCAAAGAAGTCGAGGTTTACtggttacaaaaataaaaaaaaatatataaattaggTATTCTTTGAGTCAAATCCAGTATAACTGCTACATGGATTATTAGTTTATTGATGTACTGTGTATTTTCTGACACAAAAATActgcattgtgaaaaaaaagcagTCGCCAAATAAGCCACCATGAGAAATGGAACGGTATGGAAAGTTTTGGTGGACATATTTCCACTGAGGTTGATTGGCTCGGTTGACGACCAATGAGATGGCTGTGAAATAGTTCCCTCCCATTTGGTATGATGTGATTCAAGTCAATAACCTTATGATGCTGTCTAGATGGTCTGCTGTTCACTTGGTCAAACCAGAAGAAAATGTGGATGGTGCTTCATCTGCTGCTCCTGCTCCAACATGGAGGCAAGTCCATGCTCAGTTCCGATGTACATGACTCTTGTTAAtatctcttctttttcttctcttcagCATGTACAGGAGCTCACAGCTTTTCCACTCTGACTGTTAGACCTGGACACGATGTCTCCATGAAGTGTCCCCGTGAAGAAACTGCAAATCACTTATTTTGGATCCGACATGTTTCTGGAACCTTTCCTCAGGTTTTGGCTGCAACATCATCTTTCAAGTCAGCTTCTATATATTATGGACCATTAAATACTGGACATCGCATCACAGCCAAAAAAGAACAAGGAACATTTGATCTGCACATTGACCAAGTTGGGAAAAGCGATATGGCGGTCTACTACTGTGTCAAAGTGGATTtgaatgaatttacatttttgaatgaacatttgttcacgtcACAGGTAAATATGAAATGTTACATACAGTTTGTTTATAGATAACATTTACTTGGCCACTCATCCAATAATGCAGCCATCAAATGTAACTTTTATTGCTAAGAACACAGCAAGAAGTGTAGGTCCTTTATTTACGCATcgatttattattgttatttatttaaagatttCAACAATAgtgaaggggctgcacggtggacgagtggttagcacgcagacctcacagctaggagaaccgagttcaatcccagtttgcatgttctcgtaggtttttctccgggtactccggtttcttcccacattccaaaaacatgctaggttaattggcgactccaaattgtcgaagacagctgggataggctcaagcacccctgagaccctcgtgaggaaaaagaggtagaaaatgaatgaatgaatgaatgaagaagaaTCAAAGATTTGTCTTCCCCCTTCCCAGAACCAGAACCCTCTGTGTCTGTTGTCTCTGAAGTCCAACCAGGACAACCTGTGAAGTTCCAGTGTTCCGTCCTCTCCCAGTCTGGGAATGAAATCTGTCAGGATGGATACAAACTTCACTGGTTCAGAACTGGACCGGACAACATCCATCCCAGCTTTGTTTCCACTCATGACGAATGCAAGAAGGTCAACGATAAGTCCACTCAGAAATGCATCCATACTTTCTCAAAGAACATCAGCTCTGCTGATGCTGGAACTTATATCTGTGCCGTGGCCACATGTGGGAATATTTGCACGGGAAATCCAATTAAAGTCTCCGCTAaaggtaaacattcattcatcagtGTTGACACATCCATGATAAGTGTGTTGGTATATTTATTAATGGTTGTTTTATCATACCCATCCAGATATGAACAGGTGGGATTCAAACACATGCTTGATTCAAAGAGATATTACCTTTGTCTTGAGTGCTGCTTTGGCTTTAAGTTTCATCATGTCAGCCTTCCTCATCTACAAGATCAGGACAAAACACTGTTCTTGCTGCAAAGGTAAGACCACATCCAGATGATCAGTCACTAGATGGGTGCTTTATGCTTTGTCTTCAATTTCCAGTTGGTCCACAATCACTTGAAGAAAGGTCCAGTTGTATCCAGCAGGTAAGAAGGAAAAGGTCTGTGCATCTTAGCTCTGTTATTAGCTTCATCACGCATGATTTGTTTCCTCAGACATTCCATGCCGACCGTCGTCGCCAGGAAATCCGGCAAAGCCAGGCAGACAAATGCAGCATCAACACAGGAATTTACTACATATGCTGATGTCTGTCTTCACAAATCAATCGCCACAACgcaaaattaaaatgtgttctaattagggatgtccgataattatctgtACTGataaatatcagcataaaaatacaatatcggttgatatcagtatctgatttttcccgatcatgaaaaccgatgctgtatacaacacatacatgtacattcCACAACAATAGAtatatcatgttacacatatcggtattggttgatattggtatcggaaattgaaaaatggaaatatcggcatatcggttttctgcaaaaaaagccaatatcggacatccttaGTTCAAATTCACAATCTGTTACTATTATGTAAccacaatagtaataattagggctgtgattaaaatgataaaatttttaatcattttcatgttttcaaatgatttaatcatgattaaccacTGTGTctcactatgtctgaaatatgccgtATTTTACCGTATTTTaattgaaagaaagacaaattatatGGCCGGAGCGCCAACACCACATCATTTAAGATTAATTCACATGTttatgtaacaataataataattagggctgtgattaaaattaataattattaaaatgtttaatcagattaatcacggttccgccaaaataattaatcatgattaatcaccatgtctcacgatttctgaaatatgccaatttttattgaaagaaagacaaattatatGGCCATAGCACCAAAATTGAAATCAAATTAAGAGATGGCCCACATGTCTGAAATTCTATTTACCTAACACTGCTTTATTTAATTCTCCTCtgacgtcagctgggataggctccagcataccaaggTGAGGATACGcggcacagaagatggatggatggatcctttaaTCGCTGTTGAATTAGACTTGAACTGTTTTATTATGAGTAATGAGGAGTTGCATTCAAAAACACCATGTCATTTAAGATTAATTCACATGTTTatgtaacaacaataataataattagggctgtgattaaaatgattaatgattaaaagttttaatcagattaatcacagtttgcaaaatagttaatcatgattaatcaccatgtctcaCTATGTCtaaaatatgacaatttttaccgtatttttattgaaagaaagacaaattatatGGCCGTAGCGCCaaaatttaaatcaaattaatagatggcccacatgtctgaaaatctaGTTACCTAACACTGCTTTATTTAATTCTtctctgaagtcagctgggataggctccagcatgccctggTGAGAATACGAGGCAcagacgatggatggatggatcctttaaTTGCAGTTGAATTAGACTTgaactgttttattattagtaatgaGGAGTTGCGTTCAAAAACACCACGTCATTTAAGATGAATTCACATGTTTatgtaacaacaataataataataattagggctgtcattaaaatgattaatgattaaatcagattaatcacgatttgggggaaaataattaatcatgactaatcaCCATGTGTcgctatgtctgaaatataccaattttaccatatttttattgaaagaaagacaaattatatGGCCAAGATGTAGCGCCAacatttaaatcaaattaagagatggcacacatgtctgaaaatctaATTACCTAACACTGCTTTATTTAattcttgcctgaagtcaactgggatcggctccagcatagcATACCCTGGTGAGGATACGCGGCacagaagatgaatggatggatcttTTAATAGCACGTTATTTGAATCAGACTTGAAGTATTTTATTATGAGTTGCGTTCAAAAACACCACGTCATTTAAGatgaatttgcatgttttgagTGAATTTTATGGGATTTTCCCAGCAACATTAAATGCAGAGGTGCCGGGGCTTCAAAGCATGTGTCGAGTAATAGAGTGGGCACTTCCGCGAAGCATGTACCAAAGCTTGATTCATTGGGGGGAGGGGCCAGAATTGATGACATCCAAAGCCTCGTACCATGTGACGGATTTGGTTCAGAATTTGCCGTGATGTTTGCCTGTCACTCAGCGAAATATGTATCACAtgatacatgtatatacatatatacatatacatatatacagatatatactgtatattttatcttacactttgtagattaatccTTTGGTGATacaattttttgtagtacataatcatttcCAAGGGCTGCAtgttggttgagtggttagcatgcaggcctcacagctaggagacccgagttcaatcccaccctcggccatctctgtgtggagtttgcatgttctccccgtgcatgcgtgggttttctccgggtactccggtttcctcccacattccaaaaacatgctaggttaattagccactccaaattgtccataggtatgaatgtgagtgtgaatggttgtttgtctatatgtgccctgtgattgatgaAGCTGGGGCTTCATCTCGCCATCGCGACGAAGAACTCCTCATGTAACTGTGGCTAGTGTTACATTCTGTAGTAGTGTGGATGCTTTATGTGTTTTCTCGTCTGCAGAGTGGTGACACACCTGGAAGGTGCATCCCAGGTGTGCCTGATTGGTAATCCTGACTGGTAATCAGGTGGAGCTGGCATAAAGGAGGCAGACGGCAATCCGTGCCATTTCTCTTCCTGCTCTACCAAACATTGCTGTGTGTGAGAGACTAAGTCAGAAATGCTGTGTGAACTCCAGTTGTGTCATTATTAAATAAAGTATTATAatgtgaaaacaaacacaaagatcCACACCCACTACGGGACgtaacacacaggaagtgaactatGGGCAACTGCTTGTGCAAGTGTACTTCTGTATACATTTGGTAATCACGCTCAAAAGAAACTAAACCAGTACCATTACCAGTACTGCTCCTGGAAATGACATTACTCATTATATAAACAAGTCAtcttttgacaaaaatgttgtcattgtcaGTGTCAGGGTTAGGGCGCGTGCGCGACGGTTTGATCCccagatgcaggacacagcaggcTCAGGTAAGGTCTTTAAAGTCTTTAATTGTCCAGTGAGTGAGGTACGAGTAACGAAAAACGACGGAGCACAAAAGAGGGGGCTCCGTGACTAAGTGGAGACCCATGAGCGGTCCTCGGGACCGTAACCCTCCCAGTCCACAAGGTACTGCACACCCCTGCCCCGTCTCCTGGCATCCAAGATAGACCTGGCTGTAAAGGCCGGGTGTCCATCCACCAggcgaggagggggaggaggcacTGGCGGTGGATTGAGATCGCTTAGGGTAACCGGCTTCAGGCGGGACACATGGAACACCGGGTAGGTCTTGAGAGATGGGGAGAGCTTGAGTCTGGCGGACGCAGGATTGACCATACGGACCACCTTGTATGGTCCCACGAACCTGGGGGCCAACTTCTTCGACTCCACGGCCAGGGGCAGGTCCCGAGAAGACAGCCAGACACTCTGCCCAGGCTGATAGTTGGGTGCAGGCCTCCGATGGCGATCCGCCAGTCTTTGGTTGCGTTTGGCGGTCCGGGATAGTGCCGTCCGTGTGTCCCGCCACACCCGATGGACCCGGCGGAGCAACGAAGCCACCGAAGCAACTGATGAGCTGGGCTCCTGGTGGGGGAACAGTGGAGGCTGGAAGCCGTGGACGACATGAAAAGGAGAGAGGCCAGTGGAAGAACACACCAGGGTGTTGTGGgcgtattccacccacggaaGATCCCGAGACCAGGACGTGGGGTGTTGGTGGCACACACACCTCAAGGCTGACTCCAGGTCCTGGTTTACCCGCTCCGTCTGTCCGTTGGATTGGGGGTGGTATCCAGAGGAGAGGCTGACCGAGGCTCCCAGGGACTTGCAAAAAGCCCTCCAGGTTGCTGAGGCGAACTGGGGACCTCTGTCGGACACCACATCAACTGGAATGCCATGGGGGCGGACCACATGTTGCACTAGAAGCTTGGCTGTCTCCAGGGCGGAGGGGATTCTGCGGAGGGGAACAAAGTGAGCCATCTTAGAGAACCTATCCACAATGGTAAGAACAACGGTGAAACCCCTCGAAGCAGGCAGACCCGTCACAAAGTCCAAGGCGATGTGTGACCAAGGGCGAGAGGGGATGGGGAGCGGGTGGAGCAGGCCTGCCGGTGGCTGGTTGGAAGACTTGTTTCTGGCACAGATGGGGCAGGCAGCAACAAAGCTCTTTGTGTCGGTGTGGAGGGAGGGCCACCAAAAGCGCTGGGACAGGAGGAAGGCAGTGCGTCTGGCTCCGGGGTGACAGGCAATCTTAGAGCAGTGGCCCCAGGTCAGGACCTCCGACCGCAGGGACCGTGGGACGAACAGTCGGTCTGGAGGACAGCCCGCTGGGACAGGGGTGTCCCCGCTGGCCTCAGCCACTCTCCTCTCGATCTCCCACTGGAGTTCGCCCACAATGCAGGACTGGGGAAGGATGGCCTCGGGTGCTGGGTCTTCAACTTGCGGTGCAAACATGCGGGAGAGAGCATCCGGTTTGCCATTTAGGGAACCTGGGTGATAAGTCAAAGTAAAGTTGAAGCGGGTGAGGAAGAGAGCCCACCGGGCCTGGCGGGGGTTGAGGCGCTGGGCAGAGCGTATGTACGACAGGTTTCTGTGATCAGTGTAGATAACAAATGGGTGTGTAGCGCcctccaaccagtgcctccactcctgcagGGCGAGGACCACCGCCAACAGCTCCCGATTGCCAACATCATAGTTGCGTTCAGCGGGCGATAGACGCCTGGAGAAAAAGGCGCAGGGGTGCAGCCTCTGGTCTGAgctggagcgctgggagagcacgGCCCCTACGCCAGTGTCGGACGCATCCACCTCAACGAAAAACGGTAGAGAAGGATTCGGGTGAATCAGAACAGGTGCAGAGGTGAAAAAAGACTTAAGGCGCCGAAAGGCCGAATCGGCCCCCGTTG
Coding sequences within it:
- the LOC131132386 gene encoding uncharacterized protein LOC131132386 produces the protein MEVHAQFRSCTGAHSFSTLTVRPGQNVSMKCPFLAATTSFKIGFIEYGPLNPGHRIKAIKEPGTFDLQISPVEKSDAAVYYCLKVQGHTLMFVMGAFLQITEPEPSVSVLSEAQPGQPVKFQCSVLSQSGNEICQDGYKLHWFRTGPDNIHPSFVSTHDECKKVNDKSTQKCIHTFSKNISSSDAGTYICAVATCGRIFMGNPIKVFAEDMNRWDSNTCSIQI